GTTTCTGACTTTTCTTGAATAGGTAGTAAAGCGatatttttagaattattttgAACATTATCAACAGAGCATTTAgaatttacagatttttcaacaaatattacATCCCTActtactaaaatttttttgtttacaataTCCCAAAGTCTAAAACCTCTTTGACTCGGGCAATAACCTATAAATTTACATTCTACAGATTGAGgatctaattttttcttttttcccacGGCACTCCAGCGAACGCTTTacaaccaaaaattttaacgcTTGTTAAGTCCGGAAGTTTACAACTCCAAAGTTCTTCGGGAGTTTTCCATTCAAGTGCCGCGTGAGGGGacttattatataaataagcGGCCGTCGCTACGGCATCTTTCCAAAATTTACTTGACAAATTCGCATCTATCAACATGCAACGAGCTTTATGTAGTAACGTACGATTTAGCCTTTCCGCTCGGCCGTTTTGCTGAGGATTACCTGGAATCgttgtttgaatatttattcctGCTTTAATACAAATATCcttaaattgtttatttaaatactCAGTACCGTTATCTATTCTTagattaataattttactactcgtttcattttcaactaaagatttaaattgcaaaaacaTATTAGTAGCTTGATCTTTGGATTTAAGGAAATAAATTACTGATTTTCGACTGTAATCATCtataaaagttaaaaaatatttgtatccATCATAAGACAAAGTTGGAACTTGGCAGACTTCTGAATGGATTAACTCTAATTTTTTGCTGGCTCTATTAAAGCTGGATTTAAAACAATGTCTTGGATGCTTGGCCATTGGACAAATCtcacagaaaaaatttttatcatttactACTTGAATATCTACATAATTacttaacaattttttcaaagcatCAACATTTAAATGAGCCATTCTCCGATGCCATAATTCCAAACTTTCCCCTTTACTTTGAACCTTCTTCACTACTGCAGGGCAACTGAAAATAGATTTAgaactatttattttatcattcttgATATCTAAGATATACACaccatttttacttttatttccgACAATAACAATATCTGAACGCTTATTAAAGATCTTACAATCTTTCTCTTTGAAATCAATATTCCAACCCGATTTTGTCATTACACCTACGGATAATAAATTCGAAGCCAATTCTGGTGAATACAAAACATTCTTTAACTTAATTAATACTCTCTTATTATTATGGTGCGTATACAGATTTACATCGCCCTCTCCACATACCTTGAGTTTCTGTTTATTcgctactattattattttgattttcgaatcaCGCATATTCTCGAACATACCTCTACTCGTATTATTACACATATGCCTCGAAGCAGCTGAGTCTATCATCCATGAGTCGCTACTACATGTGCCCAGCGCTATCAGCGACACACTCGCATACTCAATCTCGGCGCTCTCGTACTCGTCTTCTTCATCACCGCCTTGAGCTGCCATGGCACCAGACCCATCTCTCCTGTTGTTACCGCTGTTGTTATTGTTTTGACTCCAGTTGCTGCTATTACCACTAACTCGACGACAATTTCTTGCGTAATGTCCAGGACGGTTACATCTATAGCAGATTAATGATGATCTGCCTCTCTGAACGCCTCTTCTACCTCTGTTTTGTTTGTATCCAGCGTTTGCGCGCGAAAAGAATGCCAAGTCATTGTTTTGTTCCGTTGAAAACCACTTAACATCTTGTAAAATCTTTGTCTTCACCAAGTCTGTCGTTAGATCGACCTTGGAACTTTCCAGAGCCATGACCATGGGTTTGTATACTTCGGGAAGACCATTCAACAGAATTGCTCCTATTCCTTTGTCCGGGAACTCCAAGCCGATACTCTTCAACTGGTGAGCGGCCGATACAATTGTatcaatataattttcttcggACGAACAATTTTCGAGCTTCGTGTCTGTAACCAACTTTATCAGTTGCAGACCCCTGGTCACTCCTGTATCTGCATAGGTTTTCTTTAGAGCCAACCACACATCACGGGCCGTATTCAAATCCCTTACGTGTCCATATACCTGCCGCTCGACCGCAAGGATGATTTTGGCGCGAGTTTTCTTATCTTTCTGGGGGTCGGTAGGAACTGCCGCTGCATTGTCGGGATTAATAAAATCCCACAAATCTTCGTGGGTCAAGTAAGCTTTCATTGCCACTGCCCAATCATCATAATTTTCGCGGCCTTTCAACTTTTCGATTGTCTGAAGCCCGCTCAACGACGTACTGGCTGCcatatttgtttttcacttttgaatAAAGCGTCGATGAGCTAATCACTGACTTTTCGCGTTAAACCTTCGTAACTGGGCCCATAACCTGATATAGGTTGTggaagtgaaatgaaaaaggtACACAGGATATTTGTTTATACTGCAGTTTATTTTTGATCAAGACCCGGATCTTTACTAATATTACTTTGAATACAAATGTTGGCTGTCCAGCAAACGCTGGGTTCAGAGGTAACTCGCAATACGCACTGAGCCGATCTACCTGCCGGTACGCTATTGCTCAGcctatacacacacacatacgtacTATACCTACTCTTACCTATGGACATAAacagaatatatatatataactaatATCGacgttcaatttatatttcaacattGAGTCAACTACGATTAGTcgtcttttgaaagacatctATTAGACATCATTTCGCCTTACCGAAAAGACGACTTCGTCAAGATACCTTTTCGTCATCTTTAGGACCTATgtcctaaaaaaaaagtgcctAGATACAATGACGAAAAAcgcaatcaaaattttttcgcaagtTTTCGACCAGAACGTATCTGAagtatataaattaaaaacttgaaaaaaaccTCAACCTTTTAATatccaaaaaaataagaaaaatcttataaaatattgcaaaatttaaaacaccTATTACAAGAGGATGGAGATTTCATAACTTtgaaagatgaataaaaagaatgaaaaaaaatgataaaaataccAGCTAGCATATAACTATGAATTTAATATACTACATTCACTCCTTTACATTCTCTGGAGTAGTtggttctaaaaaaaaaatatataaaatataataaaaaattcaaaaaattcgtgaaataAACGGGTTTCGGGGAAAATTGGTAACTAAAAGTTGTTTGGCTTGCTGATAACGAACCTCAGGCtagatttgcaaaaaatgtaGTGGAGGATTCAGTATGGCGGAGGTCTAAAATCCAAAACTCCTCAGATTCTCATGGGATATGGTATCAAAGGGTTTTAAGTCGCACTGATCACGGATTTGACGTTGGACTTcccaaattcaatttgaataatatgGAATATCCTCAGCGTGTGAGTGTGTGAAAGTGGGAAGTTCGAAGAACGTACTTATACGGTACAACGAGTAGTCCGCGAATTTCGGGCTGGTCTTTCAATGCTTACTCACCGTCTCAGGGACCACGGATTACAATCCGTTCAAGAGAACGCATTTTATACGTTTACCCGATACTCTAGAAACCCGTTTCTCATTAACGTTTCTATTCTCATGTTTAATTGGCATTCATCACGTTTCCTCTACCATCTATTAAACGCATCGAATAAACGTTTATGACCGGTATAAAGTTTACTTTCCTTCAACGTTTATTGATTGTCTCAGAAACCACGATTTATATTCCTCACACGGTAACGTAGTTTATTTGTTAACTTGATACAAGTAAAAGACGTTTGTCGACTTACGCTGACTATTCGTTTAAATCGGGTATTATCTACGTTGATAAGACGGAATTTAATTGCGATAAAATAAACATTTGATGAGTGTATTctttacaataatattatactaCTAATATTTGTTGAGCAAAAATACACCTACAATATACGTATTCCTGGAACGTACATTATACGTTTGGTTAAGAAACgactattttttatacctataccAAATATATACTGTTGAAACGGATTTTTAACGTTTGATTGACAGTCGTGTTCTTATTGGGCTCTTCACAGTATTACCGTAAGAGTAATAGACATACaggccgtgttcgaaaattgactgacagtactgtcagcaatctttcatctcttttgcgctgccGAGTTCATGGATAGCTCTgtctctgtcctagggaatttttaGTACTGGCAATCAATTTACGGATACGGCCACAGTAGAACCTCGATCATCCGAACGCTCAATTATCCGAACGTTGGCGCGAAAGATACATTGTTGCTCGCTGCCACCGCACCGCCATGAGTAACAATGTATCTTTGCGAGAATCGCGGTCATGCAAAGATGCATATCGAGCGTGTTAAAACGCGCTTTGTTTCATCGAACGCTGTTAGTCCGCTTACTGAGATTCGTCGCGCAGttttaatatatgtatatgcatgtacTGTTTTTACGTAAAAAGGTGTTGTTTATGATCTCGTCCCAAAGAACCCACGTTTCGATTATCCGAACTAGTTTCGGTCCCAATTGATTCGGATAATCGAGGTTCTACTGTAATTACACACCAGTACAGTAACTTTCAACAATTTGGAAtaacatttatttcaataacgtgaaatttttgtcctCAACGAAATGCActaatctaaaaaaaaaattatttttcatggcCGATTTTGCGCTCCTGCGGTAGTTGCGCCCTTGGCGGGCGCTCATCTCGCCACCGCCTAGATACGGCTCTGACTACGACGGTCGCTTAAACAAGCAGGCTCCTGCCTGATACCAACAGCATGATTTTGTTCTTCCAATGCAGTTGACTAGATCAAAAGGCGCAATTAGGAAGACTCGAACGATTCGAACACGGTCTCGTGCAAGGAAAGATTCGGAATCTTCCGTGTTAGCTCAACAAGTAAGCACGTTAGAACACGCAGTAACGCAGGCCGTAGAATCGATCACGCGTGTGAGCAGACCGATTGAGGTCAAAGATGCACGATATAACGAGTGGCGTGAGCAACAAGAACTCGACGGTTTAAAGCGCGAGAGACGAATAACCGAAATGTTCACTAGACTAAATCCACGGCGTTCCCCCCTAGCTGCCTCCTGAATCCGCGACGTTCCCCCCTCGTTCCCCCTTCGACCCGCGGTGCTACCCCCCTCGCTCCCCCTGCCCCTTTGATCATTTTCGCAGTTTATCACAAGATGGATACTTtgataggatttgacacacacacacacacacacacacgcgtgcGCGCGCGcacaaaaattgatgaatacgaaaataaataaattaattaattaatacaaaataaaaataaaacacaataacattgaaatataataatatgacaATAGTTATAGAACAGTAGTAAAAATGATAgggataaatgaataaatgagttagaaagtaataatataaataaataaatagagagGCTCTGCGTCCCGGGGGTATTTCCAAACATTGTCGCAAGCTTGATAGCACAGCAATTATTTGCAGATTTATATGCAAGGTAGTATGTAACACAACCGGGATGAAAAACTCGACAGCAGTCTATACAGGATAGGGGATTATGAGCTATAGGTTTTTGCACTTGTAGCAGAGATTCGACATGCGAATAAAATACCCATATTATCGACGAGttaacagcaacagcagcaatgATCCAGGCGTCAGATAGATGGCGACAGTAGTTTGGCTCGTTGATCGATGAAGTAGATTCAGCGTAGTCGTCGATTTGAGTTGACAAGCTCTCGACGAGAAACAGAGAGAAACAGAAGTAGAGGTGAAAGGCTCGGTGCGGAGGCAGGATGAAAGTGCGCTGTATGCAGATTACACACGTTATTGATATTGATGGCTAGATGTGATACACTGACACACAGCTTGGAGAGTTATACGCATGCGCCGTTGATCACCACAGTACGATATcggacagagagagagagagggagagggagagggagagggaaagggagagggagagggagagggagagggagagggagagggagagggagagggagagggagagggagagggagagggagagggagagggagagggagagggattGATTGATGTCGTTTATTTAGCCCATGGCTACTTCAATGGTACATTTTACAGAGGTACAAATATGACTGTCACTTGGGAGACTTATTTCAGGTCCCGGCATTAAGGTACCGCGTGCATATCTGCACGGATTAGGGAAACCCAAGAAAAACCCAATCAGACCTCGTCTTAACAGTCACATAACGGTTCATTGTTCACACAACTTTCTCATACATACATCTCTTTGATGTATTCTTTCGCTTTACGTCTAAACGTGTTCACATTGTCAACTGATTTTATACCATTTGGTAGgtcattataaattttaaatccgCTATATGTTAGTGTGTTTTGTGATGTTGTTTGATTACGCTTTGTGATGTGTATATTATTTCGCTGTCGTGTGTTATAACTATGTGTTTCGCCAACTAGGGTTACACTTTCCGCAAGGTAAGATGGACATAtctttaatttaattttatgcaCAAATATAAGCGTATTTAAAGTAATTCGCTGTTTTACATTAAAGAAATGTAATGCATTTAACATTTGTTCGATCGGTGTAAGTTTACTGCATCTAACTATCGCTCGCATCGCTCGATTTTGCACTTTTTGCAATGAATCAAGTTCAGTTTCGCCAATGCTTAAGAAAATCGTAGAACAATAGTCAAAGTGCGGGGCAATCAgacttttataaataatagtCCTCGTTAGCGGCGACACAGAGTCTCC
The Neodiprion lecontei isolate iyNeoLeco1 chromosome 3, iyNeoLeco1.1, whole genome shotgun sequence DNA segment above includes these coding regions:
- the LOC124293440 gene encoding uncharacterized protein LOC124293440, yielding MAASTSLSGLQTIEKLKGRENYDDWAVAMKAYLTHEDLWDFINPDNAAAVPTDPQKDKKTRAKIILAVERQVYGHVRDLNTARDVWLALKKTYADTGVTRGLQLIKLVTDTKLENCSSEENYIDTIVSAAHQLKSIGLEFPDKGIGAILLNGLPEVYKPMVMALESSKVDLTTDLVKTKILQDVKWFSTEQNNDLAFFSRANAGYKQNRGRRGVQRGRSSLICYRCNRPGHYARNCRRVSGNSSNWSQNNNNSGNNRRDGSGAMAAQGGDEEDEYESAEIEYASVSLIALGTCSSDSWMIDSAASRHMCNNTSRGVPCPLIGERGLDARLVGEPYALVVAGFRAFRSLWWAQYYVTH